In one Gammaproteobacteria bacterium genomic region, the following are encoded:
- the pilB gene encoding type IV-A pilus assembly ATPase PilB: protein MATPRTQMNLSGLARKLVMDGVLAEAAAIKAQEDANRKKIPIVSYLVEQKLVNSKLLAIVASQEFGVPLMDIDAIELDPEVTKLVDEKLVRRHNGLPLFKRGNRLFIAVSDPTNLMALDEIKFHAGCNTDAVLVEEDKLKRVIESAMSDADTSLADLDGDLDDLDIGVDDDADRDNDSGGGDADDAPVVRFVNKVLLDAINSGASDIHFEPYEKYYRVRLRRDGVLNEIATPPVSLAKRLSARIKVLSRLDISERRIPQDGRMKMKLSKNRAIDFRVSTCPTLFGEKIVMRILDPSSASLGIDALGYEPIQKQRYMDALSQPQGMILVTGPTGSGKTVSLYTGLNILNTEDRNISTAEDPAEINLPGINQVNVDPKVGLTFSAALKAFLRQDPDVIMVGEIRDLDTAEIAIKAAQTGHLVLSTLHTNDAPQTLSRMMNMGVAAYNIASSVSLIIAQRLARRLCSCKKPLNIPKEALIEEGFKPEEVGSLKIFAPNGCDQCNSGYKGRVGIYQVMPLSEEMARIIMESGNVMHLAEQAQKEGINDLRQSGLLKVKQGVTSLEEVNRVTKE, encoded by the coding sequence ATGGCTACACCTCGCACACAAATGAATCTCAGCGGCCTGGCCCGCAAATTAGTCATGGATGGAGTCCTTGCCGAAGCCGCGGCCATAAAAGCCCAGGAAGATGCCAATCGGAAAAAGATCCCTATTGTCTCCTACTTGGTTGAGCAGAAACTGGTCAACAGCAAATTGCTGGCCATCGTAGCTTCGCAAGAATTCGGGGTTCCATTAATGGACATAGATGCCATTGAGCTGGACCCGGAAGTTACCAAACTGGTAGATGAAAAGTTGGTACGGCGCCACAATGGCTTACCTTTGTTTAAACGCGGTAATCGCCTGTTTATCGCCGTTTCCGATCCCACAAACCTCATGGCCCTGGACGAAATCAAGTTCCACGCGGGTTGTAACACCGATGCAGTCCTGGTTGAAGAAGATAAACTTAAACGGGTGATTGAATCCGCCATGTCTGATGCCGACACTTCGCTAGCGGATTTGGACGGGGATCTGGATGATCTGGATATCGGCGTTGACGATGACGCGGATAGAGATAACGACTCGGGCGGCGGAGATGCGGATGACGCTCCGGTTGTACGTTTTGTCAACAAAGTACTGTTGGATGCCATTAACAGTGGTGCCTCGGATATTCATTTTGAACCCTATGAAAAATACTACCGCGTGCGCTTGCGCCGTGACGGCGTTCTGAACGAGATCGCCACACCCCCGGTAAGTTTGGCGAAACGCCTGTCTGCCCGTATTAAGGTTTTATCACGACTGGACATTTCCGAACGCCGCATTCCACAGGACGGTCGTATGAAAATGAAATTGTCCAAGAATCGCGCCATCGACTTTCGTGTGAGCACCTGTCCCACCTTGTTTGGCGAAAAAATCGTAATGCGTATTCTCGATCCCAGCAGTGCCAGTCTGGGCATTGACGCTCTGGGATACGAACCTATACAAAAACAACGTTATATGGATGCTCTGTCCCAGCCACAAGGCATGATATTGGTGACCGGCCCCACCGGTAGCGGTAAAACCGTATCCCTGTATACGGGGCTGAATATACTCAATACCGAAGACCGCAATATTTCCACTGCGGAAGACCCGGCGGAAATTAACTTACCGGGGATTAACCAGGTCAATGTGGACCCCAAAGTGGGGCTCACCTTCTCCGCGGCTCTGAAAGCCTTCTTACGTCAGGACCCGGATGTGATCATGGTGGGTGAGATTCGAGACCTGGATACAGCAGAGATAGCGATCAAAGCGGCACAAACCGGTCACTTGGTGTTATCGACCCTGCATACCAATGACGCGCCACAAACCCTGTCCCGTATGATGAATATGGGCGTAGCAGCCTACAATATCGCCTCGTCCGTATCACTTATTATTGCGCAGCGCTTGGCCAGACGCCTGTGCTCTTGTAAAAAGCCGCTGAACATCCCCAAAGAAGCCCTGATTGAAGAAGGCTTTAAACCGGAGGAAGTGGGCTCCTTGAAAATCTTTGCACCCAACGGCTGCGATCAATGCAACAGCGGTTATAAAGGTCGAGTGGGTATTTATCAAGTCATGCCTTTATCCGAGGAAATGGCACGCATTATCATGGAAAGCGGAAATGTGATGCACTTGGCAGAACAAGCCCAGAAAGAAGGTATTAATGATTTACGTCAGTCCGGATTGCTCAAAGTGAAGCAGGGCGTGACCTCGCTGGAAGAAGTTAACCGAGTCACTAAGGAATAA